Proteins from a single region of Hyalangium gracile:
- a CDS encoding polysaccharide biosynthesis tyrosine autokinase: protein MTSNPGSKANARSSSAATDDALDLSSHLAILIEHRGTIAVTMALTLLAGVVYLATTTPVYRANAILQIEQKGSSLGELDQLLEHLSGETSTEIEILSSRTLLGRVIDELRLDVAEGPRYFPLIGAMRARAHRGSGLASAPLWGLEGFAWGGERIQVERVIVPPELEDLPLTLVAGRNGTYTLLGPDSEPLLSGSVGTPAATPTGASQQLELLVSELQARPETRFWVKRRSRLAVLEELQGTLRLTEKGLNTGILTVTLEGQDPNGIAATLEAITRHYVRYNVERRSEDAEKTLKFLDTQLPGLRQEVERAEAALSSHRAGKGNVDLGMETQSLLERSADVEKSLSALLLERSELRQRFTENHPILIATTRKLARLRAEEAALNTQLKSLPSAELESARLMRDVKVANELYLQLNNKAQEYRVLKASTFGNARILDEPVVTRAPVRPSKPGVLAVSLLLGLALGVALAFARQGLHRGVSAPAAVEAELGVPVFATLPFSQHQSQWTRKKQETAHGGLAILARTHPHDLVIESVRGLRTRLLLALESSSNNVVAITGPNPGSGKSFVSINLAWVLADSGKRVLLVDANLRGGWLHRCFGLERPQGLAELLGGTVLLEKAVLKDPRQRLSFLPAGAVPPNPSELLLSDKFGELVASLSAEYDVILIDTPPILAVTDAALVGRHAGVNLAVVRAATHSMRELAATVHRLEQSGVPVQGVILNGVPRSLRGSAASGIYQYEYPTAS, encoded by the coding sequence ATGACGAGCAACCCCGGCTCCAAGGCCAACGCCCGCTCCAGCTCGGCAGCGACCGATGACGCGCTCGACCTGAGCAGTCATCTGGCCATCCTGATCGAGCACCGCGGGACGATCGCCGTGACGATGGCCCTGACGCTCCTGGCGGGCGTGGTGTACCTGGCCACCACGACGCCCGTCTATCGCGCGAACGCCATCCTGCAGATCGAGCAGAAGGGCAGCAGCCTCGGAGAGCTCGACCAGCTGCTCGAGCACCTGTCCGGGGAGACCTCCACCGAGATCGAGATCCTCAGCTCGCGAACGCTGCTGGGCAGGGTCATCGACGAGCTGCGGCTGGACGTGGCCGAGGGGCCACGGTACTTCCCGCTGATCGGCGCCATGCGCGCCCGCGCCCACCGAGGCTCGGGGCTCGCCAGCGCGCCCCTGTGGGGCCTGGAGGGCTTCGCCTGGGGAGGCGAGCGCATCCAGGTGGAGCGCGTGATCGTTCCGCCGGAGCTGGAGGACCTCCCGCTCACCCTGGTGGCGGGAAGGAACGGCACGTACACGCTCCTCGGTCCGGACTCCGAGCCGCTCCTCAGCGGGAGCGTGGGTACCCCCGCCGCGACACCCACGGGCGCCTCCCAGCAGTTGGAGCTCCTCGTCTCCGAGCTCCAGGCCCGCCCGGAGACGCGCTTCTGGGTGAAGCGGCGCTCCCGCCTCGCGGTGCTGGAGGAGCTGCAAGGCACCCTGCGCCTGACCGAGAAGGGCCTCAACACCGGCATCCTCACGGTGACGCTCGAGGGCCAGGACCCGAATGGAATCGCCGCGACGCTCGAGGCCATCACTCGCCATTACGTCCGCTACAACGTCGAGCGCAGGAGCGAGGATGCCGAGAAGACGCTGAAGTTCCTCGACACCCAGCTGCCGGGCCTGCGCCAGGAGGTGGAGCGAGCGGAGGCGGCCCTGAGCAGCCACCGCGCGGGCAAGGGGAACGTCGATCTCGGGATGGAGACCCAGTCGCTGCTGGAGCGCAGCGCCGACGTCGAGAAATCGCTCTCGGCGCTCCTCCTGGAGCGCTCCGAGCTGCGGCAGCGCTTCACCGAGAACCACCCGATCCTCATCGCCACGACTCGCAAGCTGGCGAGGCTGCGGGCGGAGGAGGCCGCGCTGAACACCCAGCTCAAGAGCCTGCCCAGCGCGGAGCTCGAGTCGGCCCGGCTCATGCGGGACGTGAAGGTGGCCAACGAGCTCTACCTCCAGCTCAACAACAAGGCCCAGGAGTACCGGGTGCTGAAGGCGAGCACCTTCGGCAACGCCCGGATCCTCGATGAGCCCGTGGTGACGCGCGCCCCGGTGCGCCCCAGCAAGCCTGGGGTGCTCGCGGTCAGCCTCCTGCTGGGGCTGGCGCTCGGCGTCGCGCTCGCCTTCGCGCGCCAGGGGCTCCACCGGGGCGTCTCGGCCCCCGCCGCGGTCGAGGCCGAGCTCGGCGTGCCCGTCTTTGCCACCCTCCCGTTCAGCCAGCACCAGTCGCAGTGGACCCGGAAGAAGCAGGAGACGGCTCACGGCGGGCTCGCCATCCTCGCCAGAACGCACCCGCATGACCTGGTCATCGAGAGCGTGCGCGGCCTGCGCACCCGCCTCCTGCTCGCGCTGGAGTCCTCGAGCAACAACGTGGTCGCCATCACCGGGCCCAACCCTGGCTCCGGCAAGTCCTTCGTCTCCATCAACCTCGCCTGGGTGCTGGCGGACTCCGGCAAGCGCGTGCTGCTCGTGGACGCGAACCTGCGCGGAGGCTGGCTCCACCGCTGCTTCGGGCTCGAGCGCCCCCAGGGCCTCGCCGAGCTCCTCGGTGGCACCGTGCTCCTGGAGAAGGCCGTCCTGAAGGATCCCCGCCAGCGCCTGTCCTTCCTGCCCGCCGGCGCCGTTCCTCCCAACCCCTCCGAGCTGCTGCTGAGCGACAAGTTCGGGGAGCTCGTGGCGAGCCTGTCGGCCGAGTACGACGTCATTCTCATCGACACACCGCCCATCCTGGCGGTGACCGACGCGGCGCTCGTGGGGCGGCACGCGGGCGTGAACCTCGCCGTGGTGCGCGCGGCCACCCACTCGATGCGCGAGCTCGCCGCGACCGTCCACCGGCTCGAGCAGAGCGGCGTCCCGGTGCAGGGCGTCATCCTCAACGGAGTGCCGCGCTCGCTCCGAGGCAGCGCCGCCAGCGGCATCTATCAGTACGAGTACCCCACCGCGAGCTGA
- a CDS encoding polysaccharide export protein, which produces MRRVLLLTGLLCLSACAWGPGMHMDEDAYRERYARQTDGGTEPAPEIIPIDAELLRRQQAERVQERPAPKQDPLATVATGYDYRVTPHDVLSVIVWDHPELTIPAGEFRPAEATGHPVAADGTMFYPHVGVIEVAGKTLREIRELLMQRLSHTIERPQLDVRVVGFRGQKVQVTGEVVAPSSIPITDVPLRVQDAISQARGLTPEADLRQVTLNRGGKAYSLDLQALYEQGDVSQNWLLQDGDILNIPDRSRNKVFVLGEVRKPSSRVMVKGRMTLAEAIGDSEGFDPVSSNPAKVYVIRGSFDRPSIFKLDAQSPDALLLATQFQLQPRDVVFVSAHNLTRWNRIISQIQPTVQLLWQAMDAGNTAVILQTP; this is translated from the coding sequence ATGAGGCGGGTCCTGCTACTGACCGGGCTGCTCTGCTTGAGCGCGTGCGCGTGGGGCCCGGGCATGCACATGGATGAGGATGCATACCGGGAGCGGTACGCCCGCCAGACGGATGGAGGCACGGAGCCGGCACCCGAGATCATCCCCATCGACGCGGAGCTGCTGAGAAGACAGCAGGCGGAGCGCGTCCAGGAGCGCCCCGCCCCGAAGCAGGACCCGCTGGCCACGGTCGCCACGGGCTATGACTACCGGGTGACTCCGCATGACGTGCTCAGCGTCATCGTCTGGGATCACCCCGAGCTCACCATCCCGGCCGGCGAGTTCCGCCCCGCCGAGGCCACGGGCCACCCGGTGGCCGCGGACGGGACGATGTTCTACCCCCACGTCGGCGTGATCGAGGTCGCGGGCAAGACGCTGCGCGAGATCCGCGAGCTGCTGATGCAGCGGCTGTCCCACACCATCGAGCGACCCCAGCTCGACGTGCGCGTGGTGGGTTTTCGAGGACAGAAGGTCCAGGTCACCGGCGAGGTGGTCGCCCCCAGCAGCATCCCCATCACGGACGTGCCGCTGCGAGTCCAGGACGCCATCAGCCAGGCGCGAGGGCTCACACCCGAGGCCGACCTGCGCCAGGTGACCCTCAACCGTGGCGGAAAGGCATACAGCCTCGACCTGCAAGCCCTCTACGAACAGGGAGACGTCAGCCAGAACTGGCTCCTGCAGGACGGAGACATCCTCAACATCCCCGATCGGAGCCGCAACAAGGTCTTCGTGCTGGGCGAGGTCCGCAAGCCCTCCTCGCGCGTGATGGTGAAGGGGCGAATGACGCTCGCGGAGGCCATCGGCGACAGCGAGGGCTTCGACCCGGTCAGCTCGAACCCGGCGAAGGTCTACGTGATCCGCGGGAGCTTCGATCGGCCCTCCATCTTCAAGCTCGATGCCCAGTCGCCGGACGCGCTCCTGCTCGCCACGCAGTTCCAGCTTCAACCTCGCGACGTCGTGTTCGTCTCGGCGCACAACTTGACGCGCTGGAACCGAATCATTAGCCAGATCCAGCCAACAGTTCAGCTGCTCTGGCAGGCGATGGATGCTGGGAACACAGCCGTCATATTGCAGACCCCATGA